One genomic region from Pseudomonas sp. R5-89-07 encodes:
- a CDS encoding OmpA family protein translates to MFTPRRLLVVATAVALLSGCASPNPYDGSQGQASNGSESGMSKTAKYGGLGALAGALAGAAIDHNNRGKGALIGAVVAGAGAAGYGYYADQQEKKLRESMANTGVEVQRQGDQIKLIMPGNITFATNSDAISSSFYTPLNNLANSLKQFNQNTIQIVGYTDSTGSRQLNMDLSQRRAQSVANYLTSQGVSAANLSARGAGPDNPIASNADVNGRAQNRRVEVNLGPIPGQQYGQPGAQQQAPQQNNQFQGNPYSQYQ, encoded by the coding sequence ATGTTCACTCCGCGTCGTCTGCTTGTTGTCGCCACCGCCGTAGCCCTGTTGTCCGGCTGCGCTTCCCCTAATCCTTATGACGGCAGCCAGGGACAGGCCAGCAATGGTTCCGAAAGCGGCATGAGCAAGACCGCCAAGTACGGCGGCCTCGGCGCGCTCGCTGGCGCATTGGCCGGTGCGGCCATCGACCATAACAACCGTGGCAAGGGCGCGCTGATCGGCGCAGTCGTTGCCGGTGCTGGCGCTGCCGGCTACGGCTACTACGCCGACCAGCAAGAGAAAAAACTGCGCGAAAGCATGGCCAATACCGGGGTTGAAGTGCAGCGCCAGGGTGATCAGATCAAATTGATCATGCCGGGCAATATCACCTTCGCCACCAACTCCGACGCGATCTCCAGCAGCTTCTACACGCCGCTGAACAACCTGGCCAACTCCCTCAAGCAGTTCAACCAGAACACCATTCAGATCGTTGGCTACACCGACAGCACCGGCAGCCGCCAGTTGAACATGGACCTGTCCCAGCGCCGTGCGCAGAGCGTGGCCAACTACCTGACCTCCCAGGGCGTCAGCGCCGCCAACCTGAGCGCTCGGGGTGCGGGTCCGGATAACCCGATTGCCAGCAACGCAGACGTGAATGGCCGTGCCCAGAACCGTCGCGTGGAAGTGAACCTTGGCCCGATCCCTGGCCAGCAGTACGGCCAGCCAGGTGCCCAGCAACAGGCGCCACAGCAGAACAACCAGTTCCAGGGCAACCCGTACTCGCAGTACCAGTAA
- a CDS encoding BON domain-containing protein, protein MTVNRLSLLAITLCLAISGCSTAITATRDTPIQDDRGTRTFGSTIDDSLIETKVKVNVAKAATDLGNGASRIVVTSFNGVVLLAGQTPRAELKAQAEQAASTVQRVKKVHNELQVMDPITLLAISNDALLTTKIKAQMLTDSAVPGSRIKIVTDNGIVYMMGLLTQAEATRAANLVQGVSGVQKIVKVFEYID, encoded by the coding sequence ATGACCGTTAATCGCCTCAGCCTTTTGGCCATCACGCTGTGCCTCGCCATCAGCGGCTGCAGCACGGCAATTACCGCTACACGGGACACCCCGATCCAGGACGACAGGGGCACACGCACCTTCGGCAGCACCATCGATGACTCGCTGATCGAAACCAAGGTCAAGGTCAACGTCGCCAAAGCCGCTACAGACCTGGGCAATGGCGCATCACGCATTGTGGTCACCAGCTTCAATGGCGTGGTGCTGCTGGCCGGGCAGACCCCGCGCGCCGAGCTCAAGGCCCAGGCTGAACAAGCCGCCTCGACGGTGCAGCGAGTCAAGAAGGTTCACAACGAGCTGCAGGTCATGGACCCGATCACGCTGCTGGCCATCAGCAACGATGCCCTGCTGACCACCAAGATCAAGGCGCAGATGCTCACCGACAGCGCCGTTCCGGGCTCACGCATCAAGATCGTTACTGACAACGGTATCGTCTACATGATGGGCCTGCTGACCCAGGCTGAAGCCACCCGCGCGGCCAACCTGGTACAGGGCGTGTCCGGTGTGCAGAAAATCGTCAAGGTGTTCGAATACATCGACTGA
- a CDS encoding phosphoheptose isomerase: MDMQSRIRQLFQASIDTKQQAMDVLAPHIEQASQVMVNALLNEGKMLSCGNGGSAGDAQHFSSELLNRFERERPSLPAIALTTDSSTITSIANDYSYNEIFSKQIRALGQPGDVLLAISTSGNSANIIQAIQAAHDREMIVVALTGRDGGGMASLLLPEDVEIRVPANVTARIQEVHLLAIHCLCDLIDSQLFGSEE, encoded by the coding sequence ATGGACATGCAATCCCGAATTCGCCAGCTTTTCCAGGCCAGCATCGACACCAAGCAACAGGCGATGGACGTACTTGCACCGCACATCGAGCAAGCCAGTCAGGTCATGGTCAACGCCTTGCTCAACGAAGGCAAAATGCTTTCGTGCGGCAACGGTGGCTCGGCCGGCGACGCCCAGCATTTTTCCTCCGAGCTGCTCAACCGCTTCGAGCGCGAGCGCCCGAGCCTGCCGGCGATCGCCCTGACCACCGATTCGTCGACGATCACCTCGATCGCCAACGACTACAGCTACAACGAAATCTTCTCCAAACAGATCCGCGCCCTCGGCCAGCCGGGCGATGTGCTGCTGGCGATTTCCACCAGTGGCAACTCGGCGAACATCATTCAAGCGATCCAGGCCGCACATGATCGCGAAATGATTGTCGTAGCATTGACCGGGCGCGACGGCGGCGGCATGGCTTCGCTGCTGCTACCTGAAGATGTGGAGATTCGCGTTCCAGCCAACGTCACCGCACGCATTCAAGAAGTCCATCTGCTGGCGATCCACTGCTTGTGCGATCTGATCGACAGCCAACTGTTCGGGAGTGAAGAATGA
- a CDS encoding YraN family protein gives MPERSSAQSGKDAELHALSYLQQQGLRLLAQNWLCKRGELDLVMLDGDTVVFVEVRYRKHAQWGGALASIDGRKRQKLILAAQFFLQKEHRWADSPCRFDVVAIESTPSGPADLNWLKDAFDS, from the coding sequence ATGCCCGAGCGGTCCAGCGCACAAAGCGGCAAGGATGCCGAACTCCACGCGCTGAGCTATCTGCAACAACAGGGTCTGCGCCTTCTGGCGCAGAACTGGTTATGTAAACGCGGCGAGCTTGATCTGGTCATGCTTGACGGCGATACAGTAGTATTCGTCGAAGTGCGCTACAGAAAACACGCACAATGGGGTGGCGCGCTCGCCAGCATCGATGGGCGCAAGCGTCAGAAGCTGATACTCGCCGCGCAGTTTTTCCTGCAAAAAGAGCATCGATGGGCCGACAGCCCATGCCGTTTCGATGTGGTTGCCATAGAAAGCACACCGTCGGGGCCCGCTGATCTGAATTGGCTCAAAGATGCCTTCGACAGCTGA
- a CDS encoding penicillin-binding protein activator translates to MIACLRLLSALCLAALLAACASSPSSSLGDLPRTPDASIEQLLEQATSAKTPEKAALLRLSAADLAYQQNNPGRSSQILAQVPLDVLKPAAQVFASTLAAELAMSRNQPKAALTALNHPSLQSLKQLPVDQQIRTGTVHARAYEADGQTLAAARERVDMAPLLSGDAANSNHEAIWALIAALPTEQLQASGNPTLDGWITLAQAVKGAGTLEQQQTAIDTWRARNPGHPAAVQLPTPLTKLKELASQPLNKIALLLPQEGALASVGKALREGFMAAHYQAEQAGQKPPVIEFYDSSRLTSIDDFYAKAQAAGVQLVVGPLEKPLVKQLSARPQLPITTLALNYSETDQAPAQLFQFGLAAEDEAREVSRRARADGLHRAAAMVPRGEWGERVYKAFRQDWEANGGTVMGVEYVDQPVALAQQIADLFQLRKSEGRAKSLQSTVGTDVAAQPSRRQDIEFIFLAVTPQLAQQIKPTLNFQYAGDVPVYATSHVFSASGDRNQYLDMTNVMFCETPWLLNTTDPLRNQVAAQWPQANGSLGRLYAMGVDAYRLAPRLGQLKALPDTRVDGLSGNLGISANQRVDRQMPWAKFVGGEIQRLPDTPR, encoded by the coding sequence ATGATCGCTTGCCTGCGGCTGCTCTCCGCCCTCTGCCTCGCTGCCTTGCTGGCCGCTTGCGCCAGCTCGCCCTCGTCCAGCCTTGGCGACCTGCCACGTACGCCCGACGCCAGCATCGAGCAACTGCTCGAACAGGCCACCTCCGCCAAAACGCCGGAAAAGGCCGCGTTGCTGCGCCTGAGTGCGGCTGACCTGGCTTACCAGCAGAACAACCCTGGGCGCTCCTCGCAGATTCTTGCGCAGGTGCCCCTGGATGTCCTGAAGCCGGCCGCGCAGGTATTTGCCAGCACCCTGGCCGCCGAACTGGCGATGAGCCGCAACCAGCCCAAGGCTGCGTTGACGGCGCTGAACCACCCCAGCCTGCAAAGCCTGAAGCAGTTGCCGGTCGATCAGCAGATCCGCACCGGCACCGTGCATGCCCGCGCCTATGAAGCCGACGGCCAGACCCTGGCGGCGGCTCGCGAGCGTGTCGACATGGCGCCCCTGCTCAGCGGTGATGCTGCCAACAGCAACCACGAAGCAATCTGGGCGTTGATCGCCGCACTGCCGACCGAACAACTGCAAGCCAGCGGCAACCCGACACTGGACGGCTGGATCACCCTGGCCCAAGCGGTGAAGGGCGCCGGCACGCTGGAGCAGCAACAAACCGCCATTGATACCTGGCGCGCACGCAACCCGGGCCATCCGGCAGCCGTGCAGTTGCCAACGCCCTTGACCAAACTCAAGGAGCTGGCCAGCCAGCCGCTGAACAAGATCGCCCTGCTGCTGCCGCAGGAAGGCGCCCTTGCGTCGGTTGGCAAGGCGTTGCGCGAAGGCTTCATGGCCGCCCACTACCAGGCCGAACAGGCCGGGCAGAAGCCGCCAGTGATTGAGTTTTACGACAGCTCGCGCCTGACCTCCATCGACGACTTCTACGCCAAGGCCCAGGCCGCTGGCGTGCAACTGGTGGTTGGCCCGCTGGAAAAGCCGCTGGTCAAGCAACTCAGCGCACGCCCGCAATTGCCAATCACCACCCTGGCCCTGAACTACAGCGAGACCGATCAAGCCCCGGCGCAGCTGTTCCAGTTCGGCCTGGCCGCTGAAGACGAAGCCCGTGAAGTGTCACGCCGCGCCCGCGCCGACGGCCTGCATCGCGCCGCCGCCATGGTGCCCCGTGGCGAATGGGGCGAGCGTGTCTACAAAGCCTTCCGCCAGGACTGGGAAGCCAACGGCGGCACCGTGATGGGCGTCGAGTATGTCGATCAGCCCGTGGCACTGGCCCAGCAGATCGCTGACCTGTTCCAGTTGCGCAAAAGCGAAGGTCGCGCCAAGAGCCTGCAAAGTACCGTCGGCACTGACGTTGCAGCCCAGCCTTCGCGTCGCCAGGACATCGAGTTCATCTTCCTGGCCGTCACGCCGCAACTGGCCCAGCAGATCAAGCCGACCCTGAACTTCCAGTACGCCGGTGATGTGCCTGTCTATGCGACCTCCCACGTCTTCAGCGCCAGCGGCGACCGCAACCAGTACCTGGATATGACCAACGTGATGTTCTGCGAAACCCCTTGGCTGCTCAACACCACCGACCCGCTGCGCAACCAGGTCGCCGCACAATGGCCGCAAGCCAATGGCAGCCTGGGCCGTCTCTATGCGATGGGCGTGGATGCCTATCGCCTGGCGCCGCGCCTGGGCCAGCTCAAGGCGTTGCCGGACACCCGTGTCGACGGCCTCTCCGGTAACCTGGGCATCAGCGCCAACCAGCGCGTTGATCGCCAGATGCCGTGGGCGAAGTTCGTTGGCGGCGAAATCCAGCGCCTTCCGGACACCCCTCGATAA
- the rsmI gene encoding 16S rRNA (cytidine(1402)-2'-O)-methyltransferase: protein MWLLPTIEVCVLTAPGPLNSTAGSLFVVATPIGNLDDISARALKVLREVKLIAAEDTRHSQRLMQHFGISTPLAACHEHNEREEGSRFITRLLAGDDVALISDAGTPLISDPGYHLVRQARAAGINVVPVPGACALIAALSAAGLPSDRFIFEGFLPAKAVGRRARLQALKEEPRTLIFYEAPHRILECLQDMELVFGGARLALLARELTKTFETLKGLPLEALRGFVEGDSNQQRGECVVLVAGWTAPESEDAVGSEAMRILDLLLKEMPLKRAAALAAEITGVRKNVLYQVALDKQKAE from the coding sequence ATGTGGCTTTTGCCAACCATCGAGGTGTGCGTTTTGACTGCTCCAGGTCCTTTGAATTCCACTGCAGGCTCGCTTTTTGTCGTGGCGACGCCCATTGGCAACCTGGACGACATCAGCGCCCGGGCACTGAAGGTGTTGCGCGAGGTTAAATTGATCGCGGCAGAAGACACGCGGCACTCCCAACGGTTGATGCAGCATTTTGGAATCAGCACGCCACTGGCGGCGTGCCATGAGCACAATGAACGTGAGGAGGGCAGCCGTTTTATCACCCGTTTACTGGCCGGTGATGATGTTGCACTGATCTCCGATGCGGGCACGCCGCTGATTTCCGACCCTGGATACCATCTGGTCCGCCAGGCGCGCGCTGCTGGTATCAATGTAGTGCCTGTTCCGGGAGCGTGCGCGCTGATTGCTGCGTTATCTGCGGCCGGCTTGCCGTCGGACCGCTTTATTTTCGAAGGCTTCCTGCCCGCCAAGGCGGTGGGACGTCGCGCGCGTCTGCAGGCATTGAAGGAAGAGCCGCGCACCCTGATTTTCTACGAGGCTCCCCATCGCATCCTGGAGTGCCTGCAGGATATGGAGCTGGTGTTCGGTGGTGCACGCCTGGCGCTATTGGCCCGTGAGTTGACCAAGACCTTTGAAACCCTCAAGGGCCTGCCACTGGAAGCGCTGCGTGGGTTTGTCGAAGGTGACAGCAATCAGCAGCGCGGAGAGTGCGTCGTGCTGGTGGCCGGCTGGACGGCTCCGGAGAGTGAAGATGCCGTCGGCAGTGAAGCCATGCGCATTCTCGATTTGCTGCTCAAGGAAATGCCGCTCAAGCGTGCCGCCGCCCTTGCAGCGGAGATTACCGGGGTGCGCAAGAATGTGTTGTATCAGGTTGCGCTCGATAAACAGAAAGCCGAATAG
- the mraZ gene encoding division/cell wall cluster transcriptional repressor MraZ, translated as MFRGANAISLDAKGRLAMPSRYRDELISRSSGQLIITIDAVDPCLCVYPLDEWELIETKLRALPSLREENRRLQRLLIGNAVDLELDGSGRFLVPPRLREYARLDKRAMLVGQLNKFQLWDEDAWDAVSAADLAAIQQPGAMPDELRDLIL; from the coding sequence GTGTTTCGCGGAGCTAACGCTATCAGTCTCGATGCAAAAGGCCGTCTCGCTATGCCGAGCCGGTATCGTGACGAGCTCATTTCGCGAAGTTCCGGGCAGTTAATCATCACGATTGACGCTGTTGACCCTTGTTTATGTGTTTACCCCCTCGATGAGTGGGAGTTGATTGAAACCAAGTTGCGCGCTCTGCCTTCATTGCGTGAAGAAAACCGCCGCCTCCAGCGTTTGCTGATCGGTAATGCCGTCGACCTTGAGCTCGATGGCAGCGGTCGGTTCCTGGTGCCTCCGCGTTTGCGCGAATACGCCAGGCTCGACAAGCGCGCAATGCTGGTAGGCCAACTGAACAAGTTCCAATTGTGGGACGAAGATGCCTGGGATGCTGTTTCTGCAGCTGACCTGGCTGCTATTCAACAACCGGGCGCCATGCCTGACGAACTGCGTGATTTGATCCTGTGA
- the rsmH gene encoding 16S rRNA (cytosine(1402)-N(4))-methyltransferase RsmH has protein sequence MTIDSGFNHITVLLDEAVEALAVRADGCYLDGTFGRGGHSRLILSQLGPNGKLLGFDKDPQAIATGQALAAEDGRFVVVQRSFAELGAEVAERGMAGKVAGVLLDLGVSSPQLDDPERGFSFMNDGPLDMRMDPTRGVSAAQFIATAPVEEIARVFKEYGEERFAGRMARAVVERREIQPFERTADLAEVLKVANPAWEKGKNPATRAFQGLRIHVNNELGDLEAGLEAALDALEVGGRLVVISFHSLEDRIVKLFMRRLVKGESDNLPRNLPVRFEAFVPKIKIHGKAQFASEAELKANPRSRSAVMRVAEKLR, from the coding sequence GTGACTATTGATAGCGGCTTTAACCACATCACCGTACTGCTTGACGAAGCCGTTGAGGCTCTCGCCGTACGCGCGGATGGCTGCTATTTGGATGGCACCTTCGGCAGGGGCGGGCACAGTCGGTTGATACTCAGCCAGCTCGGGCCCAACGGTAAACTCCTCGGGTTCGACAAAGACCCTCAAGCGATTGCCACCGGGCAAGCGCTAGCGGCCGAAGACGGCCGCTTTGTCGTTGTGCAGCGCAGCTTTGCCGAGCTGGGCGCCGAAGTCGCCGAGCGCGGCATGGCGGGCAAAGTGGCCGGGGTTTTGCTCGACCTGGGCGTGTCTTCGCCGCAGCTCGATGACCCGGAACGCGGCTTCAGCTTCATGAACGACGGCCCCCTCGACATGCGCATGGACCCCACCCGTGGCGTCAGTGCCGCGCAGTTCATCGCTACGGCGCCCGTTGAAGAAATTGCCCGGGTGTTCAAGGAATACGGTGAGGAACGCTTCGCCGGTCGCATGGCCCGTGCCGTGGTCGAGCGCCGCGAGATCCAGCCGTTCGAGCGCACCGCTGACCTGGCCGAAGTACTGAAGGTCGCCAACCCGGCATGGGAGAAGGGCAAGAACCCGGCTACCCGTGCGTTCCAGGGCTTGCGCATTCACGTCAACAACGAACTGGGTGACCTGGAGGCTGGCCTCGAGGCTGCCCTGGACGCATTGGAAGTGGGTGGTCGCCTGGTGGTGATCAGTTTTCACTCCCTGGAAGACCGCATCGTCAAACTGTTCATGCGTCGTCTGGTCAAGGGCGAGTCCGACAACCTGCCGCGCAATCTGCCGGTGCGTTTCGAAGCCTTTGTGCCGAAAATCAAAATCCATGGCAAAGCGCAGTTCGCCTCCGAAGCCGAACTCAAGGCCAACCCACGTTCCCGCAGCGCCGTCATGCGCGTCGCGGAGAAGTTGCGGTGA
- the ftsL gene encoding cell division protein FtsL produces the protein MSKLFAKPLPGGSFFMLLLFIGVLVSAIAVSYSAHWNRQLLNTLYGELSVRDKAQAEWGRLILEQSTWTAHSRIEVLATEQLKMHIPGAADVRMVAP, from the coding sequence GTGAGCAAGCTTTTCGCCAAACCCCTGCCGGGCGGCAGCTTCTTTATGTTGCTGCTGTTTATCGGCGTGCTGGTGTCCGCGATTGCGGTGTCCTACAGCGCGCATTGGAACCGCCAGTTGCTCAATACCCTGTACGGGGAGCTGAGCGTGCGTGACAAGGCACAGGCGGAGTGGGGACGTTTGATCCTGGAACAGAGCACCTGGACGGCCCATAGCCGTATCGAAGTGCTGGCTACCGAACAGTTGAAAATGCACATCCCCGGCGCGGCTGACGTGCGCATGGTGGCGCCATGA
- a CDS encoding penicillin-binding protein 2, translated as MKLEGALYPWRFRLMLGLLALMVGAIVWRIFDLQVVDRDFLIGQGDARSLRHIPIPAHRGLITDRNGEPLAVSTPVTTLWANAKELQVAKDKWPELAAALGQDRKALTERLEAQANKEFIYLVRGLTPEQGQQVLDLKVPGVYGIEEFRRFYPAGETTAHMVGFTDIDDHGREGVELAYDEWLAGVPGKRQVIKDRRGRLIKDIQVTKNAKAGKPLALSIDLRLQYLANRELRNAIIENGAKAGSLVIMDVKTGEILAMVNQPTYNPNNRRNLQPAMMRNRAMIDVFEPGSTMKAISMSAALETGRWKPSDKVEVYPGTLQLGKYTIRDVSRTEGPVLDLTGILINSSNVGMSKVAFDIGGETIYHLAQKIGLGQPTGLDFPGERVGNLPNYRDWKKAETATLSYGYGLSVTAIQLAHAFSVLANNGRMVPLSLIHVDEAPKATQVIPEKVAKTMQGMLQQVIEAPRGVFRAQVPAYHVAGKSGTARKTSVGTKGYAENSYRSLFAGFGPMSDPRYAIVVVIDEPSKAGYFGGLVSAPVFSKVMSGTLRLMNITPDNLPPTQQANATPPAAAVKANGGRG; from the coding sequence ATGAAGCTTGAAGGCGCACTCTACCCATGGCGCTTCCGCCTGATGCTCGGCTTGCTGGCATTGATGGTGGGCGCGATCGTCTGGCGCATCTTCGACCTGCAGGTCGTCGACCGTGACTTCCTGATCGGCCAGGGCGATGCCCGCAGCCTGCGGCATATTCCGATTCCTGCGCATCGCGGCCTGATTACCGACCGCAACGGCGAACCCCTGGCCGTGAGTACCCCGGTGACCACCCTGTGGGCCAACGCCAAGGAGCTGCAGGTTGCCAAGGACAAGTGGCCGGAACTCGCAGCCGCCCTGGGGCAAGACCGCAAGGCGCTGACCGAGCGTCTGGAAGCCCAGGCCAATAAAGAATTCATCTACCTGGTTCGTGGGCTCACCCCTGAGCAGGGTCAGCAAGTGCTCGACCTTAAAGTTCCTGGTGTCTACGGCATCGAGGAATTTCGTCGTTTCTACCCGGCCGGTGAAACTACCGCGCACATGGTTGGTTTTACCGATATCGATGACCATGGCCGCGAAGGTGTCGAGCTGGCCTACGACGAGTGGCTGGCCGGCGTTCCCGGCAAGCGCCAGGTCATCAAGGATCGGCGTGGCAGGCTGATCAAGGACATACAGGTCACCAAGAACGCCAAGGCCGGTAAGCCCTTGGCGTTGTCAATCGACTTGCGCCTGCAATACCTGGCCAACCGCGAACTGCGTAACGCGATCATCGAGAACGGCGCCAAAGCCGGCAGCCTGGTGATCATGGACGTCAAGACCGGCGAGATCCTCGCCATGGTCAACCAGCCGACCTACAACCCGAACAACCGTCGCAACCTGCAGCCGGCGATGATGCGCAACCGCGCGATGATCGATGTGTTCGAGCCGGGCTCGACCATGAAAGCCATCTCCATGAGTGCCGCCCTGGAAACCGGACGCTGGAAGCCCAGTGACAAGGTGGAGGTGTATCCGGGTACGTTGCAGTTGGGCAAATACACCATTCGTGACGTGTCCCGCACCGAGGGGCCGGTGCTGGACCTGACCGGCATCCTGATCAACTCCAGTAACGTGGGCATGAGTAAGGTCGCTTTCGATATCGGCGGCGAAACCATTTATCACCTCGCGCAAAAAATCGGCTTGGGCCAACCCACTGGCCTCGATTTCCCAGGTGAACGCGTCGGCAACCTGCCGAACTATCGCGACTGGAAAAAAGCCGAGACCGCCACGCTGTCTTACGGCTACGGCTTGTCGGTGACCGCGATCCAGCTGGCTCATGCTTTCTCTGTATTGGCCAATAATGGCCGCATGGTTCCGCTGAGCCTGATCCACGTGGACGAAGCGCCGAAAGCCACCCAGGTGATTCCGGAAAAAGTCGCCAAGACCATGCAAGGCATGCTGCAACAAGTGATCGAGGCGCCGCGTGGCGTATTCCGCGCCCAAGTGCCGGCCTATCACGTGGCCGGCAAGTCCGGTACCGCGCGTAAAACCTCGGTGGGCACCAAGGGGTACGCCGAAAATTCCTATCGCTCACTGTTCGCCGGTTTCGGCCCGATGAGCGACCCGCGCTATGCCATCGTCGTGGTCATCGATGAGCCGAGCAAGGCCGGCTACTTCGGTGGCCTGGTGTCGGCGCCGGTGTTCAGCAAAGTGATGTCCGGCACCCTGCGCCTGATGAACATCACGCCGGACAATCTTCCGCCGACCCAGCAGGCGAATGCCACGCCACCGGCCGCTGCGGTCAAAGCCAATGGAGGGCGCGGCTGA
- a CDS encoding UDP-N-acetylmuramoyl-L-alanyl-D-glutamate--2,6-diaminopimelate ligase, which yields MSLSLNKIFAHAGRDLLIRELSLDSRNVRAGDLFLAVPGGKFDGRAHIADALQRGAAAVAYEVEGATVLPITDVPLIPVKALAAQLSDIAGRFYGEPSRHLNLVGVTGTNGKTSVTQLVAQALDLLGQHCGIVGTLGTGFYGALQSGLHTTPNPIAVQATLADLKKAGAKAVAMEVSSHGLDQGRVTALAFDVAVMTNLSRDHLDYHGTMQAYAAAKAKLFAWNDLKCRVVNLDDAFGRELAAQDSEARLISYSLEDASAYLYCRQAQFSDEGVRATLVTPQGEHHLRSTLLGRFNLSNVLAAIGALLGLDYALDEILKVLPKLEGPAGRMQRLGGGTQPLVVVDYAHTPDALEKVLLALRPHAKGKLLCLFGCGGDRDRGKRPLMAEIVERLADGVLVTDDNPRSEDPSRIFDDIREGFKDAANVTFVAGRGAAIAQLIASASADDVVVLAGKGHEDYQEINGDRHAFSDLVEADHALTAWEVAHA from the coding sequence ATGTCTCTTAGCCTGAACAAGATTTTTGCCCATGCCGGCCGCGATCTGCTGATTCGCGAGTTAAGCCTGGACAGCCGTAATGTGCGCGCCGGTGACCTGTTCCTGGCGGTGCCCGGTGGCAAGTTCGATGGCCGTGCACATATTGCCGACGCCCTGCAACGTGGTGCTGCCGCTGTGGCCTATGAAGTGGAAGGCGCCACCGTGCTGCCGATCACCGATGTGCCGTTGATTCCGGTCAAGGCCCTGGCTGCTCAGCTGTCTGACATTGCCGGGCGCTTCTATGGTGAGCCGAGCCGCCACCTCAACCTGGTGGGCGTGACCGGCACCAACGGCAAGACCAGCGTGACTCAGCTGGTTGCCCAGGCGCTGGACCTGCTGGGTCAGCATTGCGGCATCGTCGGTACCTTGGGTACCGGCTTCTATGGCGCGCTGCAAAGCGGCCTGCACACCACGCCGAACCCGATTGCCGTGCAAGCGACCCTGGCCGACCTGAAAAAGGCCGGTGCCAAGGCGGTTGCCATGGAAGTCTCGTCCCATGGTCTCGACCAGGGCCGCGTGACTGCGTTGGCGTTTGACGTGGCGGTGATGACCAACCTGTCCCGCGATCACCTCGATTACCACGGCACGATGCAAGCGTACGCAGCGGCCAAGGCCAAGTTGTTCGCCTGGAACGATCTGAAGTGCCGCGTAGTGAATCTGGATGACGCCTTCGGCCGCGAACTGGCTGCTCAAGACAGCGAAGCGCGGTTGATCAGCTACAGCCTGGAAGATGCGAGTGCCTACCTGTATTGCCGCCAAGCGCAGTTCAGCGACGAGGGCGTGCGCGCCACACTGGTCACGCCGCAGGGCGAGCATCATTTGCGCAGCACGCTGCTGGGGCGTTTCAACCTGAGCAACGTACTGGCGGCGATCGGCGCCTTGCTCGGCCTGGATTACGCGCTCGACGAAATTCTCAAAGTGCTGCCCAAGCTGGAAGGTCCGGCCGGCCGCATGCAGCGCCTGGGTGGCGGTACGCAGCCGCTGGTGGTGGTCGATTACGCCCACACCCCGGATGCACTGGAAAAAGTCCTGCTGGCGCTGCGCCCGCATGCCAAGGGCAAACTGTTGTGCCTGTTCGGCTGCGGCGGCGACCGCGATCGCGGCAAGCGTCCGTTGATGGCCGAAATCGTCGAGCGCCTGGCCGACGGCGTATTGGTGACCGACGACAACCCGCGCAGCGAAGACCCGAGCCGGATTTTCGACGATATCCGCGAAGGCTTCAAAGACGCTGCCAACGTCACTTTCGTGGCCGGTCGCGGCGCAGCCATTGCCCAACTGATCGCCAGCGCCAGCGCCGATGACGTGGTGGTGCTGGCCGGCAAGGGCCATGAGGATTACCAGGAAATCAACGGCGACCGCCATGCCTTCTCCGATCTGGTCGAGGCTGATCATGCCCTGACTGCCTGGGAGGTCGCCCATGCTTAA